From Natator depressus isolate rNatDep1 chromosome 7, rNatDep2.hap1, whole genome shotgun sequence, the proteins below share one genomic window:
- the ADRA2A gene encoding alpha-2A adrenergic receptor, translated as MFTLENPFTERGRFLSAMEYQHQLEEEGYPPPGGNGSLNESDAGPRGGTPYPLHTTLTLISLAGLLMLFTIFGNVLVIIAVFTSRGLKAPQNLFLVSLASADILVATLVIPFSLANEVMGYWYFGKVWCEIYLALDVLFCTSSIVHLCAISLDRYWSITQAIEYNLKRTPRRIKCIIFIVWVISAVISFPPLISIEKKNGQQADRAAGCKINDEKWYIISSCIGSFFAPCLIMILVYVRIYQIAKRRTRVPLSRRGEHPNKRQNGLADKEDLPAAAKLNGEKVTEGEGGQERELNGIDMEETSSSEHNENHQCRKQGRPQRCKGKTKLSQIKPGDSLPRRMEEERNAKASRWRGRQNREKRFTFVLAVVIGVFVICWFPFFFTYTLTAVCKSCSVPDTLFKFFFWFGYCNSSLNPVIYTIFNHDFRRAFKKILCRIDRKRIV; from the coding sequence ATGTTTACCCTGGAGAACCCGTTCACGGAGAGGGGGCGCTTCCTCTCTGCCATGGAGTACCAGCACCAGCTGGAAGAGGAGGGTTACCCACCTCCTGGGGGCAACGGGAGCCTGAATGAGAGTGACGCCGGGCCGAGGGGAGGCACACCGTACCCTCTCCACACCACCCTCACCCTTATCAGCCTGGCGGGGCTGCTCATGCTCTTCACCATCTTCGGCAACGTGCTGGTCATCATCGCCGTCTTCACCAGCCGTGGGCTCAAGGCCCCCCAGAACCTCTtcctggtctccctggcctccgcTGACATCCTGGTGGCCACGCTGGTCATCCCTTTCTCGCTGGCCAACGAGGTGATGGGCTACTGGTACTTTGGCAAGGTCTGGTGTGAGATCTACCTGGCCTTGGACGTGCTGTTTTGCACCTCCTCCATTGTGCACCTGTGTGCCATCAGCCTGGACCGCTACTGGTCCATCACCCAGGCCATCGAGTATAACCTCAAGCGCACGCCGCGCCGCATCAAGTGCATCATCTTCATCGTCTGGGTCATCTCGGCCGTCATCTCATTCCCGCCCCTCATCTCCATCGAGAAGAAGAACGGGCAGCAGGCCGACCGGGCAGCGGGGTGCAAGATCAACGACGAGAAGTGGTACATCATCTCCTCCTGCATCGGCTCCTTCTTCGCCCCCTGCCTCATCATGATTCTGGTCTACGTACGTATCTATCAGATTGCCAAGAGGAGAACCCGGGTGCCCCTCAGCAGGAGAGGAGAACACCCCAATAAAAGGCAAAATGGCTTGGCAGATaaggaggatctgccagcagcagccaagctcaatggggagaaggtgacggagggagaaggagggcaggagagggaactCAATGGCATAGACATGGAGGAGACTTCCTCCTCGGAGCACAATGAGAACCACCAGTGCAGGAAGCAAGGGAGGCCCCAGAGATGCAAGGGCAAGACCAAGCTGAGCCAGATCAAGCCAGGGGACAGCTTGCccaggaggatggaggaggagaggaacGCCAAAGCGTCCCGGTGGAGGGGCAGGCAGAACCGGGAGAAGCGCTTTACCTTTGTGCTGGCAGTGGTGATCGGGGTCTTCGTCATATGCTGGTTTCCCTTTTTCTTCACCTACACGCTCACCGCTGTCTGCAAGAGCTGCTCCGTGCCCGACACCCTCTTCAAattcttcttctggtttggtTACTGCAACAGCTCTCTGAACCCTGTCATCTACACCATCTTCAACCACGACTTCAGGAGGGCCTTCAAAAAGATCCTCTGCAGGATAGACAGGAAAAGGATTGTTTGA